One Amycolatopsis sp. NBC_00355 genomic window carries:
- the serB gene encoding phosphoserine phosphatase SerB, with protein MTQTPVLITTTGPDKPGVSSVLFAVLTRHDVDVLDVEQVVIRGQLVLGVLAGVYRDPEGLQESVEQAMASVGMQVEVKIGAAIGADPFALGRRDSSHVLVVLGRPVTARGFSEVARRLAALGVNIDSIRSVADYPVTGLELYVSVDRDTPEADAALRTVLADAAVEAGVDIAVERAGITRRAKRLVVFDVDSTLIQGEVIEMLGAHAGVEPEIREITEAAMRGELNFTESLERRVALLAGLPATAIDEVAATIELTPGARTTIRTLKRMGFKTGVVSGGFTQVIGGLVDDLGLDFAAANELEIVDGKLTGRVIGEVVDRAGKAKVLRRVAGEYDIPLEQCVAVGDGANDIDMLSAAGMGVAFNAKPALREVADTALSHPYLDAVLFVLGLTRGEVEAADAAAGLELTRP; from the coding sequence GTGACCCAAACCCCCGTCCTGATCACGACGACCGGCCCCGACAAGCCGGGCGTCTCGTCCGTGCTGTTCGCCGTGCTGACCAGGCACGACGTCGACGTGCTCGACGTCGAGCAGGTCGTCATCCGCGGCCAGCTGGTGCTCGGGGTGCTCGCCGGGGTCTATCGCGACCCGGAGGGGCTACAGGAGTCCGTCGAGCAGGCGATGGCGTCGGTCGGCATGCAGGTCGAGGTCAAGATCGGCGCGGCGATCGGGGCGGACCCGTTCGCGCTCGGCCGTCGCGACTCGTCGCACGTGCTGGTGGTGCTGGGCCGTCCGGTCACCGCCCGGGGCTTTTCCGAGGTCGCGCGCCGGCTCGCGGCGCTCGGCGTGAACATCGACTCGATCCGCAGCGTCGCCGATTACCCGGTGACCGGGCTCGAGCTGTACGTCTCGGTCGACCGCGACACGCCCGAAGCCGACGCCGCGTTGCGGACCGTGCTCGCCGACGCCGCCGTCGAGGCCGGCGTCGACATCGCGGTGGAACGCGCCGGGATCACCCGGCGGGCGAAGCGGCTGGTCGTCTTCGACGTCGACTCGACCCTGATCCAGGGTGAGGTCATCGAGATGCTGGGCGCGCACGCCGGTGTCGAGCCGGAGATCCGCGAGATCACCGAGGCCGCGATGCGCGGCGAGCTGAACTTCACCGAGTCATTGGAACGGCGCGTCGCGCTGCTGGCCGGGCTGCCGGCCACGGCGATCGACGAGGTCGCCGCGACGATCGAGCTCACCCCGGGCGCCCGTACGACGATCCGCACGCTCAAGCGGATGGGGTTCAAGACCGGCGTGGTGTCCGGCGGGTTCACCCAGGTCATCGGCGGTCTGGTGGACGACCTCGGGCTGGACTTCGCGGCGGCGAACGAGCTCGAGATCGTGGACGGCAAGCTCACCGGCCGGGTGATCGGCGAGGTCGTCGACCGCGCGGGCAAGGCGAAGGTGCTTCGCCGCGTCGCCGGTGAATACGACATCCCGCTGGAGCAGTGCGTGGCGGTCGGAGACGGCGCCAACGACATCGACATGTTGTCCGCGGCCGGCATGGGGGTCGCGTTCAACGCCAAGCCCGCGCTGCGCGAAGTCGCCGATACCGCGCTCTCGCACCCCTACCTCGACGCCGTGCTGTTCGTGCTCGGCCTCACCCGCGGCGAGGTCGAAGCGGCCGACGCCGCCGCCGGACTCGAGCTGACGCGTCCGTGA
- a CDS encoding GNAT family N-acetyltransferase, translated as MRVILSDPRASFADVFTDIETDRLLLRPLHEADRQAMVDIHTDPRTNRFHPDPPDVPRASEMFTAWLAHWAEHDFGYLAVTEPGGKEVIGVCGVRLREFHGEKVLNLGYRFRPSAWGKGYAVEAGRAVLEWCAREQASVPVLASVNVANKPSLRVAERLGFTEYTEEVYDGALSRHYRR; from the coding sequence ATGCGCGTCATTTTGTCGGACCCCCGCGCTAGCTTCGCCGACGTGTTCACCGACATCGAAACCGACCGGCTGCTGCTGCGTCCGCTCCACGAGGCGGACCGGCAGGCGATGGTCGACATCCACACGGATCCGCGCACCAACCGCTTCCACCCCGACCCGCCCGACGTCCCGCGGGCATCGGAGATGTTCACCGCCTGGCTGGCGCACTGGGCCGAGCACGATTTCGGCTACCTGGCGGTGACCGAACCGGGCGGCAAGGAGGTCATCGGCGTGTGCGGCGTGCGGCTGCGCGAGTTCCACGGCGAGAAGGTGCTCAACCTCGGCTACCGGTTCCGGCCGTCCGCCTGGGGCAAGGGCTACGCGGTCGAGGCCGGGCGCGCGGTACTGGAGTGGTGCGCCCGCGAGCAGGCGTCCGTGCCGGTGCTGGCGAGCGTGAACGTGGCCAACAAACCGTCGCTGCGGGTCGCCGAGCGGCTCGGCTTCACCGAGTACACGGAGGAGGTGTACGACGGCGCGCTGTCGCGGCACTACCGGCGCTGA
- a CDS encoding adenylate kinase — MTSIPDRIVVYGVTGSGKSTLAARIAERTGLPYHSADDLTWEPGWVAVPDEEQRRRIAEVCAGERWVLDAAYGRWKDVVLPRTQLIVGLDYPRWLSLGRLVRRTAQRSVTRERICNGNVESFRQMFSADSIIRWHFASFARKRATIRGWAAEPPCPVVLRMTSPRETRRWLDTL, encoded by the coding sequence GTGACTTCGATTCCTGACCGGATCGTCGTCTACGGCGTCACCGGCTCGGGCAAGTCGACGCTCGCCGCGCGGATCGCCGAGCGCACCGGCCTGCCGTACCACTCGGCGGACGACCTGACCTGGGAGCCGGGCTGGGTCGCGGTACCCGACGAGGAGCAGCGCCGCCGCATCGCGGAGGTCTGCGCGGGGGAGCGCTGGGTCCTCGACGCCGCGTACGGCAGGTGGAAGGACGTCGTGCTCCCCCGCACCCAGCTCATCGTGGGCCTCGACTACCCGCGCTGGCTTTCGCTGGGCCGCCTGGTGCGCCGGACGGCCCAGCGGTCGGTGACCCGCGAGCGGATCTGCAACGGCAACGTCGAGTCGTTCCGCCAGATGTTCTCCGCGGACTCGATCATCCGCTGGCACTTCGCGTCGTTCGCGCGGAAACGGGCGACCATCCGGGGCTGGGCCGCCGAACCGCCGTGCCCCGTGGTCCTCCGCATGACGTCCCCGCGTGAGACCCGCCGGTGGCTCGACACGCTGTGA
- a CDS encoding phosphotransferase: MADGYTHAAVRAALTVTTRLGLPEHSPQVLHERSNVLVRLGPLVARVPATTLLARPEPAPWLARDVAVSRFLTERGVLVVSPLADPPAGPHFADGLPVTLWHHTPHDPDHRYAPDVVARSLAEVHAALREYSGELPRRGPLDDLGRMLDRHGAAMDGAAPRLRAEAARIEAALPDVAVQALHGDAHPGNLIATEAGPCWLDFEDTWRGPLGWDLGILARQGGPEYAAAYPGSAGIPLEACTELRELFAVAWRFIIAKRFPHRLPEAREALAAYFS, encoded by the coding sequence ATGGCCGACGGGTACACGCATGCGGCGGTGCGCGCGGCCCTGACCGTGACCACCCGGTTGGGGCTGCCGGAGCACTCGCCGCAGGTGCTCCACGAACGCTCGAACGTGCTGGTGAGGCTGGGTCCGCTGGTGGCGAGGGTGCCGGCGACGACGCTGCTGGCCCGGCCGGAGCCGGCGCCCTGGCTGGCCCGCGACGTGGCCGTCTCGCGCTTCCTCACCGAACGTGGTGTGCTCGTCGTCTCACCCCTCGCCGATCCCCCGGCCGGCCCGCATTTCGCGGACGGCCTGCCGGTCACGCTCTGGCACCACACACCGCACGATCCGGACCACCGGTACGCACCGGACGTCGTCGCGCGCTCGCTCGCCGAAGTGCACGCGGCGCTGCGGGAGTACTCGGGCGAACTGCCCCGGCGCGGGCCGCTGGACGACCTGGGACGGATGCTCGACCGGCACGGCGCCGCGATGGACGGCGCGGCACCCCGGCTGCGCGCCGAGGCCGCCCGGATCGAGGCCGCGCTGCCGGACGTCGCCGTGCAGGCGCTGCACGGCGACGCGCACCCCGGCAACCTGATCGCCACCGAGGCCGGGCCGTGCTGGCTCGACTTCGAGGACACCTGGCGCGGGCCGCTCGGCTGGGACCTGGGGATCCTGGCCCGCCAGGGCGGCCCGGAGTACGCGGCCGCCTACCCGGGTTCGGCCGGCATCCCCCTCGAAGCCTGTACGGAACTGCGCGAACTCTTCGCTGTCGCGTGGCGCTTCATCATCGCGAAGCGGTTCCCGCACCGGCTTCCCGAAGCACGCGAAGCGCTCGCCGCCTACTTCTCGTGA
- the ctaD gene encoding aa3-type cytochrome oxidase subunit I, which produces MTAVAPKPIATRPYPARESVKGSYLLRLFRTTDHKQIGIMYLVTSFAFFMAGGAMAMLIRTELARPGQQFLSQEQYNQLFTMHGTVMLLLYATPILFGFANFILPLQIGSPDVAFPRLNAFSYWLYLFGGLIVLSGFLTPGGAADFGWFAYTPLSDAIHSPGVGADLWISGLVVSGLGTILGAVNMVTTVVCLRAPGMTMYRMPIFTWNILVTSILILLAFPILTAALMGLLADRHLGAHVFDPENGGVILWQHLFWFFGHPEVYIVALPFFGIVSEIFPVFSRKPMFGYKSLVWATLAIAALSVAVWAHHMYATGAVLLPFFSFMTFLIAVPTGVKFFNWIGTMWKGQLSFETPMIFSMGFIVTFLFGGLTGILLAAPAIDFHVSDSYFVVAHFHYVLYGTIVFATFAGIYFWFPKITGRMMDEKLGKWHFWTTFIGFHGTFLVQHWLGAEGMPRRYADYLTSDGFTTLNTISTIGAYILGASTLPFIWNVFKSYRYGEIVTVDDPWGYGNSLEWATSCPPPRHNFTELPRIRSERPAFELHYPHMIERLHKEGEIGFFGKQKLNSHGSAPSQVLTEKLMPGDHSKDNSGEQ; this is translated from the coding sequence GTGACGGCCGTAGCCCCCAAGCCGATCGCGACGCGCCCGTATCCCGCGCGCGAGTCGGTCAAGGGTTCGTACCTGCTGCGGTTGTTCCGCACGACGGACCACAAGCAGATCGGGATCATGTACCTGGTCACGTCGTTCGCCTTCTTCATGGCGGGCGGCGCGATGGCCATGCTCATCCGTACCGAGCTGGCGCGACCCGGGCAGCAGTTCCTCTCGCAGGAGCAGTACAACCAGCTCTTCACCATGCACGGCACGGTGATGCTGCTGCTGTACGCGACGCCCATCCTCTTCGGGTTCGCGAACTTCATCCTCCCGCTGCAGATCGGTTCGCCGGACGTCGCCTTCCCGCGGCTGAACGCGTTCTCCTACTGGCTGTACCTCTTCGGCGGCCTGATCGTGCTGTCGGGCTTCCTGACGCCGGGTGGCGCCGCCGACTTCGGCTGGTTCGCCTACACCCCGCTGTCGGACGCGATCCACTCGCCGGGCGTCGGCGCGGACCTGTGGATCTCGGGCCTGGTGGTCTCCGGTCTGGGCACCATCCTCGGCGCGGTCAACATGGTCACCACCGTGGTCTGCCTGCGCGCGCCGGGCATGACGATGTACCGGATGCCGATCTTCACCTGGAACATCCTGGTGACGTCGATCCTGATCCTGCTCGCCTTCCCGATCCTGACCGCGGCCCTGATGGGCCTGCTGGCGGACCGGCATCTGGGGGCACACGTCTTCGACCCCGAAAACGGCGGCGTGATCCTCTGGCAGCACCTGTTCTGGTTCTTCGGCCATCCGGAGGTCTACATCGTCGCGCTCCCGTTCTTCGGGATCGTGTCGGAGATCTTCCCGGTGTTCAGCCGCAAGCCCATGTTCGGTTACAAGAGCCTGGTCTGGGCGACGCTGGCCATCGCGGCGCTGTCGGTCGCGGTGTGGGCGCACCACATGTACGCCACCGGCGCCGTGCTGCTGCCGTTCTTCTCCTTCATGACGTTCCTGATCGCGGTCCCGACCGGCGTGAAGTTCTTCAACTGGATCGGCACGATGTGGAAGGGCCAGCTGTCCTTCGAGACGCCGATGATCTTCTCGATGGGCTTCATCGTCACGTTCCTCTTCGGCGGCCTGACCGGCATCCTGCTGGCCGCGCCGGCGATCGACTTCCACGTGTCGGACAGCTACTTCGTCGTCGCGCACTTCCACTACGTGCTCTACGGCACGATCGTGTTCGCCACCTTCGCCGGCATCTACTTCTGGTTCCCGAAGATCACCGGCCGGATGATGGACGAGAAGCTCGGCAAGTGGCACTTCTGGACCACGTTCATCGGCTTCCACGGCACGTTCCTCGTCCAGCACTGGCTGGGCGCGGAAGGCATGCCGCGGCGGTACGCGGACTACCTGACCAGTGACGGCTTCACGACGCTGAACACGATCTCCACGATCGGCGCGTACATCCTCGGTGCCTCGACGCTGCCGTTCATCTGGAACGTCTTCAAGAGCTACCGGTACGGCGAGATCGTCACGGTGGACGACCCGTGGGGCTACGGCAACTCGCTCGAGTGGGCGACCTCCTGCCCGCCGCCGCGGCACAACTTCACCGAACTGCCCCGGATCCGGTCCGAGCGGCCGGCGTTCGAGCTGCACTACCCGCACATGATCGAGCGCCTCCACAAGGAGGGCGAGATCGGGTTCTTCGGCAAGCAGAAGCTGAACAGCCACGGCTCCGCGCCGTCGCAGGTGCTGACCGAGAAGCTCATGCCGGGTGACCACAGCAAGGACAATTCGGGCGAGCAGTAA
- a CDS encoding peptidyl-tRNA hydrolase — protein MSSVLDPLGSRYAYWLGLPPEDTSDTSDELPEEVRAMPVILRIERAEPPGRTPLLEAAAAAALAVCLDERAEPEGEWAEPMHAWLDNRIRKVARRARGAHWAAVQDLPGVTVEVDGAEARALVPGLVTETPKEVSRLQISGSELPPDEPGPIPDGVPLLLLNPQIPMTVGKGAAQVGHATMILAALLAEEQLAGWAARGYRTAVRTPSVARWKELHPGDDPEGGWRRDRVIAVRDAGFTEVDPGTITVLAQFPPTYWTPEQAAS, from the coding sequence GTGAGCAGCGTTCTCGACCCGCTGGGCAGCCGCTACGCCTACTGGCTGGGGCTGCCGCCCGAAGACACCTCGGACACCTCCGACGAGCTGCCGGAGGAGGTGCGGGCGATGCCGGTCATCCTGCGCATCGAACGCGCCGAGCCGCCGGGGCGCACGCCGCTGCTGGAGGCCGCCGCGGCGGCCGCGCTGGCGGTCTGCCTGGACGAGCGCGCCGAGCCCGAGGGCGAGTGGGCCGAGCCGATGCACGCGTGGCTCGACAACCGGATCCGCAAGGTCGCGCGGCGGGCGCGGGGCGCGCACTGGGCGGCGGTGCAGGACCTGCCGGGCGTCACCGTCGAGGTCGACGGCGCCGAGGCGCGGGCGCTGGTGCCGGGCTTGGTCACCGAAACGCCCAAAGAGGTGTCGCGGCTCCAGATCTCGGGCAGCGAGCTGCCGCCGGACGAGCCGGGCCCGATCCCGGACGGCGTCCCGCTGCTCCTGCTCAACCCGCAGATCCCGATGACCGTCGGCAAGGGCGCCGCGCAGGTCGGCCACGCCACGATGATCCTCGCCGCGTTGCTGGCCGAAGAACAGCTCGCCGGCTGGGCCGCGCGGGGCTACCGGACGGCCGTGCGCACGCCGAGTGTCGCGCGGTGGAAGGAATTGCACCCGGGCGACGACCCCGAGGGAGGGTGGCGGCGCGACCGCGTCATCGCCGTGCGGGACGCCGGGTTCACCGAGGTCGATCCCGGCACGATCACCGTCCTCGCGCAGTTTCCGCCCACGTACTGGACGCCGGAACAAGCGGCTTCCTGA
- a CDS encoding alkaline phosphatase family protein: MQPPSLADVAHLGQVVPSLLAALGVPGCANTLALPEARSAAVLLIDGLGWELLTEHAADAPVLTELARRTLRVGFPSTTAAGVAAIGTGLASGEHGMVGYTFEMPGVGVLNALRWRSHEDGGDLRGALPPREVQPLPTTFERAAEAGIDAAVVSSAQFADTALTRATQSGARYAGVHALGDLAARTLSVLGGRAFCYAYHNELDLLGHVYGPGSTAWRMQLRQVDRLVESLVDGLPPGALLAVVADHGMVTVDDKLDLEDVPELLAGVRTFGGEVRARHVYTEPGAAADVLAAWREVVGERAWVRSREEAVAEGWFGHTVSDRVLPRIGDVVAAARGRFGMVRGLAEAVETSLIGQHGSLTTAEQLVPLAIAQG, from the coding sequence GTGCAGCCCCCTTCGCTCGCCGACGTCGCGCACCTCGGCCAGGTCGTCCCCTCCCTGCTCGCCGCGCTCGGGGTCCCCGGCTGCGCGAACACGCTCGCCCTGCCGGAGGCGCGCAGCGCGGCCGTGCTGCTGATCGACGGGCTCGGCTGGGAGCTGCTGACCGAGCACGCCGCGGACGCCCCGGTGCTGACCGAGCTCGCCCGGCGGACGTTGCGCGTGGGTTTCCCGTCGACGACCGCGGCCGGGGTGGCCGCGATCGGGACCGGCCTCGCGTCCGGCGAGCACGGCATGGTCGGCTACACCTTCGAGATGCCGGGTGTCGGTGTGCTCAACGCGTTGCGCTGGCGCAGCCACGAGGACGGCGGTGACCTGCGCGGCGCCCTCCCGCCGCGTGAGGTGCAGCCGCTGCCGACGACGTTCGAGCGCGCCGCCGAGGCCGGGATCGACGCGGCCGTCGTGTCGTCCGCGCAGTTCGCCGACACCGCGCTGACCCGCGCCACCCAGAGCGGCGCGCGCTACGCCGGGGTGCACGCCCTCGGTGACCTCGCCGCCCGGACGTTGTCGGTGCTCGGCGGGCGGGCCTTCTGCTACGCCTACCACAACGAACTCGACCTGCTCGGGCACGTTTACGGCCCCGGCTCGACCGCGTGGCGGATGCAGCTGCGCCAGGTCGATCGCCTCGTCGAGTCCCTTGTGGACGGTCTGCCGCCCGGCGCCCTGCTCGCCGTGGTGGCCGACCACGGGATGGTGACCGTCGACGACAAGCTCGATCTCGAGGACGTGCCGGAGCTGCTGGCGGGCGTCCGGACGTTCGGGGGTGAGGTCCGGGCCCGGCACGTCTACACCGAGCCCGGGGCCGCCGCCGACGTGCTCGCCGCGTGGCGGGAAGTGGTGGGCGAGCGGGCCTGGGTGCGTTCGCGGGAGGAGGCCGTCGCCGAAGGGTGGTTCGGCCACACCGTCAGCGACCGGGTGCTGCCGCGGATCGGCGACGTCGTGGCCGCGGCCCGGGGGCGGTTCGGGATGGTCCGCGGGCTGGCCGAAGCCGTGGAGACGTCGTTGATCGGACAGCACGGTTCCCTGACCACCGCCGAGCAGCTGGTGCCGCTGGCGATCGCCCAGGGGTGA
- a CDS encoding Lrp/AsnC family transcriptional regulator, which produces MSENVELSPVDLDILRLLQNDARITNKDLAAAVGIAPSTCLDRVARLRDTGVITGQHASVDAAKLGRPLEAFLFVQVRPHRRPLVDPFIEHLLSLPEVRAVYHLTGPDDFLAHVATSSAGELQRLVLDELTARDEVARVHTNLVFQHWSGGPLLPPNT; this is translated from the coding sequence ATGTCCGAGAATGTCGAACTCAGTCCGGTTGATCTTGACATTCTGCGCCTGTTGCAGAACGACGCCCGGATCACCAACAAGGACCTCGCGGCCGCGGTCGGCATCGCGCCGTCGACGTGCCTGGACCGGGTGGCGCGGCTGCGGGACACCGGCGTGATCACCGGGCAGCACGCGTCGGTCGACGCGGCGAAGCTCGGCCGGCCGCTGGAGGCGTTCCTGTTCGTCCAGGTGCGCCCGCACCGGCGGCCGCTGGTGGACCCGTTCATCGAGCACCTGCTGTCCCTGCCCGAGGTGCGCGCGGTCTACCACCTGACCGGGCCGGACGACTTCCTCGCCCACGTCGCCACCAGCTCGGCCGGCGAGCTGCAGCGGCTGGTGCTCGACGAGCTGACCGCCCGCGACGAGGTCGCCCGCGTGCACACGAACCTGGTGTTCCAGCACTGGAGCGGCGGCCCGCTGCTACCGCCGAACACCTGA
- a CDS encoding trans-sulfuration enzyme family protein, whose protein sequence is MTSALRTRAVHAGRDDLTDLGVHAAPLDLSTTYPSRDSAGEADRIDEFAAGGELAGLPIYGRVGNPTVDRFERALAELEGFDHGVAFASGMAAVSACLLSAVAQGKRHVVAVRPLYGCSDHLLQSGLLGTEVTWAAPDAVAAALRPDTGLVFVETPANPTLAEVDIAALAAVCGDVPLLVDNTFATPVLQRPGRHGARIVLHSATKFLGGHGDVMGGVVACDAEEAARLRQIRFATGGVLHPLAGYLLLRGLSTLPLRVTAAAATAATLAERLAAHPAVTKVHYPRLGGPLVAFEVDGDPHALIGAVRLITPAVSLGSVDTLIQHPGSISHRIVDAGDRHDAGVSEQLIRLSAGLEDVEDLWHDLEQALKAL, encoded by the coding sequence ATGACTTCCGCCCTGCGCACCCGCGCCGTCCACGCCGGCCGTGACGACCTCACGGACCTGGGCGTGCACGCCGCGCCGCTCGACCTGTCCACGACCTACCCGTCCCGTGACAGCGCCGGCGAAGCCGACCGGATCGACGAGTTCGCCGCCGGTGGCGAGCTCGCCGGCCTGCCGATCTACGGCCGGGTGGGCAACCCGACCGTCGACCGGTTCGAGCGGGCCCTGGCCGAACTCGAAGGCTTCGACCACGGCGTGGCGTTCGCCAGCGGCATGGCCGCGGTCTCCGCGTGCCTGCTTTCCGCGGTGGCGCAAGGGAAACGGCACGTCGTCGCCGTGCGCCCGCTGTACGGCTGCAGTGACCACCTGCTCCAGTCGGGATTGCTCGGCACCGAGGTCACCTGGGCCGCGCCGGACGCCGTCGCCGCCGCGCTGCGGCCCGACACCGGTCTGGTGTTCGTCGAGACCCCGGCGAACCCGACGCTCGCCGAGGTCGACATCGCCGCACTCGCCGCCGTCTGCGGAGACGTGCCTTTGCTGGTGGACAACACTTTCGCGACGCCGGTGCTGCAGCGCCCGGGCCGCCACGGCGCCCGGATCGTGCTGCACAGCGCGACGAAGTTCCTCGGCGGCCACGGCGACGTGATGGGCGGGGTCGTCGCGTGCGACGCCGAGGAAGCCGCGCGGCTGCGGCAGATCCGCTTCGCCACCGGTGGCGTGCTGCACCCGCTGGCCGGCTATCTGTTGCTGCGCGGGCTTTCCACGCTGCCGCTGCGGGTCACCGCGGCGGCAGCGACCGCGGCGACCCTGGCCGAGCGGCTCGCCGCCCACCCGGCCGTGACGAAGGTGCACTACCCGCGCCTCGGCGGGCCGCTGGTGGCGTTCGAGGTCGACGGCGACCCGCACGCCCTGATCGGCGCCGTCCGGCTGATCACGCCGGCCGTCAGCCTCGGCAGCGTCGACACGCTCATCCAGCACCCGGGATCGATCAGCCACCGGATCGTCGACGCCGGCGACCGTCACGACGCCGGCGTGTCCGAGCAGCTCATCCGGCTCTCCGCCGGACTGGAGGACGTCGAGGACCTCTGGCACGACCTCGAGCAGGCGCTGAAGGCCCTCTGA
- a CDS encoding FmdB family zinc ribbon protein — MPTYAYRCRECTETFELLRPMSESGAPAACPEGHADTVKLLTTVALTGAAGGPAAPAGGGGCCGGGCCG, encoded by the coding sequence ATGCCGACCTACGCCTACCGCTGCCGCGAGTGCACCGAGACCTTCGAGCTCCTGCGCCCGATGAGCGAGTCCGGCGCGCCGGCCGCCTGCCCGGAGGGCCACGCGGACACCGTCAAACTGCTCACCACGGTCGCCCTCACCGGGGCCGCGGGTGGTCCCGCGGCCCCGGCCGGTGGCGGCGGGTGCTGTGGCGGCGGCTGCTGCGGCTGA
- a CDS encoding alpha/beta fold hydrolase has protein sequence MTELPLVLLHAFPLDARMWNAVREPLASHLRVITPDQRGLGRSPLPESGREPGLDDAARDVIALLDRLDLDRVVLGGCSMGGYLAMAVLRLAPDRVGGLVFIDTKATADTPEAAQSRLDVAVRVEQEGIAGWLAEANLPNLLAASTRAERPDVVETVREIIESQPPAGISWTALALRTRPDSLDLLRDAGVPALVVVGEEDPITPVEAASAMVEAMPGATLVVLPGAGHLTPLEDPAGVVEAILSWYPATHEK, from the coding sequence ATGACCGAACTGCCGCTGGTCCTCCTCCACGCCTTTCCCCTGGACGCCCGCATGTGGAACGCGGTGCGCGAACCCCTGGCTTCACACCTTCGGGTGATCACTCCGGACCAGCGCGGGCTCGGCCGCTCGCCGCTGCCGGAGTCCGGCCGCGAACCGGGTCTCGACGACGCCGCGCGCGACGTGATCGCCCTGCTCGACCGGCTGGACCTGGACCGGGTGGTGCTCGGCGGCTGCTCGATGGGCGGCTACCTCGCGATGGCCGTGCTGCGGCTGGCGCCGGACCGCGTCGGCGGGCTCGTCTTCATCGACACCAAGGCCACGGCCGACACGCCCGAGGCCGCGCAGAGCCGGCTGGACGTCGCGGTGCGCGTCGAACAGGAGGGCATCGCGGGCTGGCTGGCCGAGGCGAACCTGCCGAACCTGCTGGCGGCGTCGACGCGCGCGGAGCGGCCCGACGTCGTCGAGACGGTCCGGGAGATCATCGAATCCCAGCCGCCCGCCGGGATCTCGTGGACCGCGCTGGCGCTGCGGACCCGGCCGGACTCCCTCGACCTGCTGCGCGACGCCGGTGTCCCGGCGCTGGTCGTGGTCGGGGAAGAGGACCCGATCACGCCCGTCGAGGCGGCGAGCGCGATGGTCGAGGCCATGCCCGGTGCCACGCTCGTGGTGCTGCCCGGGGCCGGTCACCTGACGCCGCTCGAGGACCCGGCGGGCGTCGTCGAAGCGATCCTCTCCTGGTACCCGGCAACTCACGAGAAGTAG
- a CDS encoding Lrp/AsnC family transcriptional regulator, producing MTESLDPTDWAILVELQRDARLPLTELGRRVNLSASATTERLRRLETTGVITGYRADIDLGKVGYAVLAVVRLKYPGSRHEPLHKLLAERFEILECVRTTGDDCYTLKVAAASMAHLEHTMDELAQFGSTTTSIVYSQTLPYRGPQEPARDFDS from the coding sequence ATGACCGAGAGTCTTGATCCGACCGACTGGGCCATCCTGGTCGAGCTCCAGCGCGACGCCCGGTTGCCTCTCACCGAGCTGGGCCGCCGGGTGAACCTCAGCGCCTCCGCGACGACCGAACGCCTCCGCCGCCTCGAGACCACCGGCGTGATCACCGGGTACCGCGCGGACATCGACCTCGGCAAGGTCGGGTACGCGGTGCTCGCCGTCGTCCGGCTCAAGTACCCGGGCAGCCGCCACGAGCCGCTGCACAAGCTGCTCGCCGAGCGCTTCGAGATCCTCGAATGCGTGCGCACCACCGGCGACGACTGCTACACGCTCAAGGTCGCCGCGGCCTCGATGGCCCACCTCGAGCACACGATGGACGAGCTGGCCCAGTTCGGCAGCACGACCACGAGCATCGTCTACAGCCAGACGCTGCCCTACCGCGGTCCGCAGGAGCCTGCCCGTGACTTCGATTCCTGA